The following nucleotide sequence is from Megalops cyprinoides isolate fMegCyp1 chromosome 6, fMegCyp1.pri, whole genome shotgun sequence.
CTTTGCCCTCCTAATTCAGAGGCCAcaacaatttcaaacaaatgcCAGATACTGAAGGTTTACTGGCTAGATGCAACTATTTTGCTGTGGTTCAACTCTGGGCAAAAACTCATTGCTGTATTTTAGATGGACAATCTGAATCACAAAAAGCAAGTGAAGTTAAGCTCAGCACCTGCATTTTTGCAACACAGGCTgaattttattctgtgttttggaCCTTTTCCCTACATGTATAATGCAGAATTCTACATTAGCATGAGCTCTGTGGCAACTCTTAAATACTATTTCATCCTTGCCCTAAAGGCAAGGAAATTTGTAAACTGGACTACGGACTACAGTATGTGTCAGCTTTTAAAACTATCCTATttccacataaaaaaacaaccttttttaaataaaaaatcagcTTTGCCCTTGTCCCCATTGGTTTTACCAAACATTTTTCCCTGCACACTTGCAAATGAAGGTGATGTTTGCCTGTGGCTGAAAGCTGGGATGGCTGCAGAACAGCAGCACCGAAATGCCCTTTAACAGGATGAGCTGAGATGTGGGATGCGTCGAGTTGCGGATCCGCGGATGAAACTCACTCGTGACCGTTGAACACCAGCTGGGACTCCTCGGCGATCTTCCACACCCTCACCGTCCTGTCCCGCCCCCCCGCCGTCACGCAGCGCTCCCGACTCAGGCTGTCCAAACCCGTGATCACGTCCTGATGGCCAAACCTGCGGGTACAGAAGGCACAGCGCATCTAAGCACAGGCGCAGAGCACGTGACACCAGATCACAAAGCACAGCActtggcacagacacagagctcacaTACACTCAGAACACCGGAGAATACAGCGCAGCGGTGCACAggcacagtgcactgcagcacaTCTAAGCACAGGCACAGCACAGACGGCCCACCAGAGCACAAACCGAAGTGGACACAGAACTACTCCAACTGACAGTACACCCTAAACAGGTATACCTCAAGAGGTAAATGCACCTGCACCTGCTGCTTTAAATGTTGTATGGACaagggcatttttttcatgtgtttctaTTTTGAAGAACAAATCCCAAGGGATATTTATAAAGGTATATCAGTAAAATAGCTGCGGCAAGGCATGTCAATTTTACAGAGGGTGGACCACCCACTACAGAAACCCACCAGCTGTGAATGCATATACTCACAGTGTCTCAACATAGGCATTCTCGTCAACGTTCCAGACCTTGATGGAGCGGTCGTGTGAGGCGCTGTACAGGTCATGAGAGCCTTTCCTGAATGACAGACCCTATggtgaaacagaaaaaacaaaaaaacaaaatcaatttaaattacacaattactagacatgttctctgaaaaaaaagtgttagtATTTTCTCTAGTAAGTAGTAGACAAGCACTTTCAACTTAAACTTAAGGCATGTTTTAATGGaatgtacacagcacacattaacAGGGCTGATCTATAGTCTTGCTATGTCCGATCAATTGTTTTTCctgagtttttattttctcacagaaagaCCCTCAAAATTCTAGGTACTTCTTAAACCCTACAGATCAAGCTGACTGGAACAGCAGGGAGGCTTACCGACACTGGTCCTCTGTGTCCTGTAAACTTGTACAGATGCTTACATGTTGCTGCTTCCCAGATCATGATCAACTTATTCATGTCTCCAGTAGccttaaaaaacaaagataaaggTCAAACAGAAGAAAGTGGATCCGCAACCAACTTCACAAACGCTTACACGCttaaaacacagctacacccTGCACCGCTACGCTATTCCTGAGAACACTGTGTCCACACTGCTGATTGAGAAGCACGCCAAAATCAAAATGATGCTACATGCCTCCTTGCTCTAAAGCCCTTATCATCTGGTACCCTTAATTAGCATGCCCTTTGTTCTCACAGGTGAGCTTACTGGCATTTAACTTCTGTGCGTTTACTGACAGTCACTCGAGCTGCAGCGCTCCTCACCAGGTATTTGCCGTCAGATGATATCGCCATGCACAGGATATGAGCGGTGTGCCCCACGTGGCGATCCTCcgttcccttcctccctcctgcAATTGTGTGCAGTTTTTTACCACTCTCCACACCCCCTGTGGCAGGAAAACACGACACTTTCATTATGATTGAAAGGGAGTCAGCAGGTTGGCTCTGAACTGGACCAGGCCCAATGTCAGCTTGCCGGGAACCCCGTTCAGTAAACTTAACTGATACTTCTGCATACTAAATTATATAGATgaaatcaaacacagcaaaaagacCAGATGTAAATGTAGATGCTAATACACTGATGCTGTCCTTTCTTATTGCATATTTTTACAGGATTCCTCTATTGAACCATATGAATACAAACTTTAGACTGCACTGTGACTGACATTTGATGATGGAGCAGTCCTTGGCAGCAGAGAAGATGTACTTGTCATCAGGGGAGATGACCAGACACGTGACTGGAAGCTTGTGGCCCCGTAACAAACGCACATCAGCAGCATCAGGTGGCAGGAACTGAAAGACATTACATATCATGTGAAAAACATCACTCAACTctacaacagaaagaaaacattgataaacagagaaaaaaggaaacataatAATGGCACTTACATCTTTTGCTACCAAACGTTGAAGTTTTCCTTTTTGCTCAAGCTGTGGAAAAATACCATTTTACATGAATTACAATCGCTCAATAGATAAAGAATATAACTAGAAATCAAGGAGAGGAGATGCTGAGGTTCACAATACACAGCATACCAATTCACAAAGCACTTACCACTTCCTCCTGAAGTCGTCCTGCGATCAGGTCTGTCTCAAAAGTGTCTTCTGCcttcttttcctctgaaagacagaaaaatggtGGCATTACAGGAAACTGGCAAGAAATCAATCTCCAATGAATTACCTTAATTACACTGCACTCTCATAGCTAACGTTATGTAGACATAGCTAATAGACATACCTGTCTACCTTACAGAATGACTTGACTTTGCAACATGCACTCAATGTGCTGTCTACAGCAAGAGACGACAAACGTGTGAAAGAGGTTAGCAAGGGCTCCATTATTATTTGAATCcttgttatatttaataaaaccaAACATATGAAGAAGAGAATGCATATCTAGTGACTAAAGACTCAGCTGTACCTGTATACTATTAGCCAGTTAATTTTTTGACAAACAGCATTGTTGCAATGTTCGAAAGCAATGTCATTACTGTCTCAGGGTGGTCTGAAAACAAGTTACATCAAAGGCTCTTGATACTACCATACTGTCGAATATGTGACTAAAAAGAGCACATGAGATACTGCAAAGAAACTGTAGCTGGCTGATGCAAGAACGTATGCAGACGATAAGATTCAATATACCAGAAAACCACCCCAAGCTTCCATGAAAGCTCTACTCCATTCTAACAGAATGCAGATCTGGCGCAGGATTCGCATTAGCGTCGGATGGCAAAATCGCCATTTTATTGACATTCAGGGGAGACCGTCGCCTATGCTGGCCGTGAGTTGATTAGAAACATGCAATGCATTTGTCCGTTTgcatttgcaatgcaatatgtaaatatttactggAGGCGTCTTCAAGCGCTCTCACCTTCTTCTCTTAGCTGGTCAAGGTACAGTTTAGCCAAACGGAGCTTCTTCTCTTGAGCAGTTTCCTCAAATTCTTCCTCTTCGTTGCCTTTCCTTTTCTTATTGACTGCTGGactacaacagaaaaataaagagcacGATATAGTATGCATGGACACAACTTTACGTACTCAGTGTCTGAGGGATGACAACAGTCATCCATCAAATAAACACAGCTAGTTACCTTTCCGGTTCTGAGTCGCTTGATATTTCTTCATTCAACCTAGAGTTCAGCTTTTTCGCTCGTCCTTTACTCCCAGAATCCCCATCCACCTGCAAATACAACCACATGACCCTAAGTTGCCAAAAAGCAAGGATGCTTAAGTTATCCCCTAAACTAACTGAAGCTAACACGCTAGGCTCACTCACCACCTAGACCTTTGACTCGGGAAACATGCTTAACGTTTGCTTGACAGAATTTAGCGAAAGCTAACTTGCACAGTGAACCTCGAAATAATACATAAAGCAGTGAAATACAAACGTTATTCATGTTTCTGAACTTTTAAggtagctaaccagctagccagctaaaagCAAACTCACCTTCCTTTTTGTGCCCAcacttttttcatctgttttggAAACGTTGGTATTCCCCttctttttaataaagaaaGATGACATTGTGAACGATATTACTACTGCTCACGTGTTGTATAGGATAATATGTCCGGATACCTCTCACGTTTTCACATCACTACCTATGCATGGTATTCGTGCGAAGCATTAAGGCCAGGCTTGCATACCCACGTGGTTACTTGCCCACAAGCACccaggagaaagggaaaaacacGCCTACTGATGGAGGATGAGAAATTTTGATAGGACGGTGACAGTAACTCTTTGCATTTCTATTGGACGTTATACCGGTAACACGAAAGTAGAAATATAATTGGCTAAAAAAAGCAAGGCGTAACGGAAAACTGAATCGGAAATGGGTGCAATGTGATTTCAATCCCTACAAAACATAATAGTTGAGAAACTCAGTTCCACGTATGTATGAGCCGACCTGGAACACTTCTAAAGATAGCCATGCGAAAGAAAAGCCACCCGCCCCCTCAAAACATCCTAAGcatacatttatgtgtttttatacCCGCTGTCCATGGTAACAATAACAGCTGCTGCATTTAAACTCCGTCCCCAGATTAGCAAATCTTATTAAGAGAATTTGTGCGTGACATTGCACAGTGACAGTGCACTAATAACATAAGTGATATAGTAATTATTTTCAGAGAGATTTAAGCAGATTGCAGCAGTTACAGTGATTTGCCGTTGTAAATTATGTTCTGTGGTGCGCTCAAGGGGGCGGAGACCTTCGATCATCATCATCCATCCGTCCATCTTACTTTGTTTTCCGGGAAGGATCTTAGTAACGCCCACTCGGGACACGGAGAAAGTGCCACACAGATCTCAAAATATATCGCTGCGATAGCCTACGTGCTGTAAATCAGGTGAGTTTTTATTGAAACTTAACATTCCCATGATGTCTTGTTGTTTATGATATATTCTGTAACAGTTGTAGATAATTATCTTGTTCGTGTTTCATAACTAGGTGAAAGCAGCAGCAAGTTATTTGATTACATATTTTTGTCCAGATTTTAGTAATTCACTATGCACTGTATAGGTGCTATAAGTTAGCCTTTTCATAACTTTTTCAGAAGGATACTCAGCCTCATTAAGGATTGTTGTAATTGCGTCAACTGCAACATTCTGAAGCATGTCCAAAATTTATGGCAgttatgttttcaaaacaaattgcaaCCACTGTGCACTGATGATATGACATATTGCTGTTTTTCAAACAGATGGTCTTATTAACAGTACAGTTCACATAGTTACTGTAATGTTGTCGCTTGTAGCATACAACCTGCTGTCTTTAGgttgttagctagctgctaAAATGACTCGTCATCAGAGGCAAGTCTGGGCAGGTCCTGAAATCTGTAGCTTTAAAGCAAAGTTACGCcctcttcctgtgtttgctgCGTCCTGCCTATTCAACCCTCACTGATTACGGACACTTTATCAATTGTAacgaacagggaaaaaaacgaTACTAATGTCCGACCACTTGTACTCTCTTGAGCTATTTCGGTGGAGTGGCGATCTTTTGTGGGGGGGCTGCTTAGATTAATTTAtctgtgtgacatttgtgaTGAGGTCATCTACGTTAAACGAGTCTGAATCTGGTCGAAGTGTTATTGGCTACctatatacataaacacaaaccaTGAGGAAAACAAGGTGGGAATTTAAATTAAACTACTAATGAATTCCGGTGTCGTTATTTCCCCATTTGTTTCAGTTATATAAACAGCCAacttttaaaacagattaaagTGGAACATAATGATATACAACCATtaataactaaaataaacatgcgcgcgcgtgtgcataCATACTGCTGTGGAGACGTCCTGGACACATCGTGGAGTTATTATACTTGAATAATATGAACATCAGCAATTGGTTTGAAGGTActatttgtgttttcttctcaCTACAGCAGGTTTGACTATTGTTAAGCTTAGTTTTGGTGAGAAGAAATCAAGAACGTTATTTAGGTTTTATTTCTTACTTATATCTTTAGTTTACATTAATCAAAATCGTCGACAATTTGTGATCAGAACAGGTCAAACTAAACTGGTGTCCATGAGCAGCTtatgtgaagtgttgtagtACCTAGTTTGTACCAGAACTGGCACGATGCACAGGATCAACAGTACAAAGGTCATATTTTATAGGATTTTCTGCAGTAAGAAAACTTGTGTTGTGAAAGGGGAATCAGACTTACAAGGTTAAAGTATTCACAAACAAAGTTACCGTTTCCTTACGCATCAGAGAACGGCAATAATAAAACGCCTCTGACTTTTGCAGAGCAATTTGGATACactgttaatattttcaaaccTGCACTGCATCTACCCAGTGTCGAGACATGGCACCAAAGAGAAGGGCAGCTTCAACCACCAAGGCTGGAGGGAAGAAAGTAAAAAAGGAGGAGCCAGAAGCCCCCCAGGATGCCTTTAAATCTGCCAGAGAGGCTCTGAAGGCAGCAGCACCATCACAGCAGGGCAAGAGGAAGGCAGATGTCCACTGTGGCATGGATGCAGAGGTGAGTGGTGCCGGCACTCCCATGACTCTCAACAGCCTGTTGTATTATAAACCAAGTACAGAATGTCAAATTGCAGCACATCCTCCCActgttgaaacaaaaaaatagcatGAATTATTAGAGTGGGGTCACAAACCCCGCTCTGGAAAAGATGGAACTGGTAAGATCTGCTGTCCAATCTCAAGGTGATATTAAAAGGTGCAGGAAAAAATATGAAGCTGTCTTTGTTATGTTTGAAGACTGCAGACTGTAGTATAACACGGTTGACTGAACAGGATGCTATTTTATGCCTCTGTCTGTTGTGTAGTTGCAAAATTTTTACTTCTTCTCCAGGTGCATGAAGATTATGACTGCATGCTCAACCAGACCAACATTggacagaacaacaacaaatttTTTGTGATCCAAGTgttaaaagaaggaaaaaactATTATTGCTGGACCAGATGGGGTCGAGTGGTAGGTTCCCTGCTTTTGCTTGGATCCTAACTGAAAACATAACATCTAAAGCATAATGGCACACTCAGTGGGAAAATTATGTCTGAATTTGTATCTGACAACTTCAGTGTCAAGTAGTACCAGTTAAGCTAAATTTAGCTGCTTAATAGAAGTGTTGTCTCTGGTGAATGATATTCTTATTTCTGGGTTTGTGGTTCAGTCTCAGCAAATACTGCTATTGGACTATCAATGGTTAGCAGGGATAAATTTCTTCCTAGTTCTTCCATGCAGATAATCACACAAGTATACtgtaaaaatgattaataacTAGATCTAATctcacacaatttttttcaggGAGAGGTGGGGATGTCCAAATTGTCCTCTGCATACCCCAGCCCTGATAAAGCAATAAGTGACTTTGAGAAGAAgttcaaagacaaaacaaagaataaatggAGCGAGAGGcaaaattttgtctcttgtcCCGGCAAGTACACTTTGATCGAGGTAGACGGGGAGGAGAATGCAGAGGTTAAGGTGAGAGAATTTGGTGTTGCCCAGTAATGCTCTGATCACATGCTGGCATCATTCAATGAGACAGCCACCTTGTAGTTCACTGACAGGATTCAGGCCTTGTTTACCAGCCGTGCGTCTGGCCTGTAACCCAGGCGGCTTGACTAATGCCTGTCACATGGCTGTTAAACGAAGCCGCAGTGTTCCCTGTGGCACAATATGCAGGCTGCAGagtgggaagaaaaaaaacaagtttctcataacacaaataaatgtgaaaaaagaatgGAGTGACCTCTGAACTGCTCTGAAGAGCGGAGGTTCATTGACTTTAAATTTGACACAAAGCTAATGGCTGCTTATGAAACACTCAAAAAGAATCAAAGCATACACATCGTATTGCAATGGTTTGTACCCGCACTCTCAATAAAGGTTCATTCTGTACACTTTTGagatttctccttttttaaaagtgtttctTTTGGCTGCTATAGGTGGACAAGGTGGATGGACCAGTGAAGCAAACGGTCCTCCCTTGCACCCTGGACAGTTCCACTCAGAGGTTCATCCAACTCATCTTCAGCAAAGATATGTTCAAGGAGGCCATGGAGTCCATGAACCTGGGTAAACCTTAAtcgctgtctgtgtttgttcattACTTGGGGAGGCCCTGCTGTGCATGACCACATTCCGGGTCATGTTTGACAAGCTTCTTCTATTGTTTTCTTCACTCCCCATTGGACCGTAGTTAAGCTACAGCTTCCTGATGTGTTTGACATTTGGCAGGTGTGGGAACCTGAGGTGCGCTCATGTTCTGGGTGGTGTCTGCAGTGAATGTTTGAGTGCAAACAGAGAATATACTGTGCTGTGCTATACTGTGTTGTATGAGGAGGTCATGGGTCTGCCCTGTTCTGCactataataaaaaataaaacagtcagaCACAAAGACAAGTCTGTAACCAGATCACAACCATTTTACTCCCtctaaagttaaaaaaaaatccagaaagcAATTTCTCAGCAATTTCAAAGCTCAGGGCAGTCTTTaaagtcattttcttttcttccaagTAGTTGTGCAACTTCCACCCTAGTCACCTGCTGACTGATGTAGTAGAAACAGGCTGAAATTTACTTCACAATGTGTCACTTTTAAAgactaaaataatttcatttcatgaaagTTGCAAAATTCAATGCTTTAAACTGTCATTGCATTCACATATCTAATATTTACTATTACATTAATAAGCAAAGAGTTTACTGACTTACTCAGAGTTACAGTGCTGTTGTTGAGCCCTTcagaaatgtatgtaatttgaaattttaCATAGTATGAATGGATGACTTGCAAAATGTAACATGATATCCTTGGATAAGAGTAAAGTatgcaaataataaaagtacattttctaACTAGAGAAGTGGGATTGCATGCACCTGAAAGTGATATGGTTGAAAATAACCACAAAGAAGGGATATTGTAGCCCATACTGCAACTATAAAGTAGAGGATGGATTACATTTGCCAAAGATTTAAACAACCTGCTTCCAACAGTATAGgagctgtgtgcatttttatctcAAACCAGGTGGCACTTTTGCATTTGACTGCATAGTGTCTAAATGCTCCTTGAATGACGAGGAGAGTGTGACAGCAGGAATGTGGCAGATGTTGCATAACTGAACAGAGCAAACAATTGCCAGCAAATAACAGGATGGTCCACATTCAGCTTTCAGACAAATTTTCTCATCTCTGCAAGTTAATGAGTGACATCCCCAGCTAATCCATTGTCAGATAATCCTGCTACCTAAGCAGTGTAGCTGCGGTTTTACATATTTGACACTTATAAAAAGAAGGTGTCAACAGCTGTAGGTGGGTCCTACCTCCTGTATGTAAGCAATTAAAACATACAGAGCCAAGTACCTGTGGTACAAATCATTACTGCGTAATATTGCGCTGTGTGCAACAGCCAGGAAACTGACACGGCAGACCTGCTTGAAATGTTCTGGTTGTCTGTGATGTAAGCAGAGCCTTGGTCAATCAGTGGGTCACGGCATAGTGTAACAGACTGCATTACTCCAGTGAGGGAGTGGGCTCCAGACATGAGAGAAACTGAGCGGAATGAGTTGAATGGACCCTTGTGTGAATTGCACTGATGTGGTGTCTGTGGATGCTGGCCTCGGCTCTCAGACGTTAAGAAGATGCCTCTGGGGAAGCTGAGCAAGCTGCAGATCGCCAAGGGCTTCGACGTGCTGGAGGAGATCGAGGAGGCGGTGAAGCAGAGGAAGGGCCAGGCGCTGCTGCAGGAGCTCTCCTCCAAGTTCTTCACCACCATCCCTCACAACTTCGGCCGGACGAGGCCGCCCGTCATCGACAGCGATCAGATaatagaaaagaagaaagagatgCTGCTGGTGAGACACACAGCATTG
It contains:
- the rrp9 gene encoding U3 small nucleolar RNA-interacting protein 2 isoform X2; amino-acid sequence: MSSFFIKKKGNTNVSKTDEKSVGTKRKVDGDSGSKGRAKKLNSRLNEEISSDSEPESPAVNKKRKGNEEEEFEETAQEKKLRLAKLYLDQLREEEEKKAEDTFETDLIAGRLQEEVLEQKGKLQRLVAKDFLPPDAADVRLLRGHKLPVTCLVISPDDKYIFSAAKDCSIIKWGVESGKKLHTIAGGRKGTEDRHVGHTAHILCMAISSDGKYLATGDMNKLIMIWEAATCKHLYKFTGHRGPVSGLSFRKGSHDLYSASHDRSIKVWNVDENAYVETLFGHQDVITGLDSLSRERCVTAGGRDRTVRVWKIAEESQLVFNGHEGSIDCIQLINEEHMISGADDGSLALWSVNKKKPLSTVKQAHGCHGDGGLEQPYWISAVAALQNTDTVASGSHNSKVQLWRCGEGFRGLHPLFSVPVPGFVNSLKFSNSGNFLVAGVGQEHRLGRWWRIKEAKNGLCIIPLKRQTSEQEATNGQ
- the rrp9 gene encoding U3 small nucleolar RNA-interacting protein 2 isoform X1 — protein: MSSFFIKKKGNTNVSKTDEKSVGTKRKVDGDSGSKGRAKKLNSRLNEEISSDSEPESPAVNKKRKGNEEEEFEETAQEKKLRLAKLYLDQLREEEEKKAEDTFETDLIAGRLQEEVLEQKGKLQRLVAKDFLPPDAADVRLLRGHKLPVTCLVISPDDKYIFSAAKDCSIIKWGVESGKKLHTIAGGRKGTEDRHVGHTAHILCMAISSDGKYLATGDMNKLIMIWEAATCKHLYKFTGHRGPVSGLSFRKGSHDLYSASHDRSIKVWNVDENAYVETLFGHQDVITGLDSLSRERCVTAGGRDRTVRVWKIAEESQLVFNGHEGSIDCIQLINEEHMISGADDGSLALWSVNKKKPLSTVKQAHGCHGDGGLEQPYWISAVAALQNTDTVASGASSCSHNSKVQLWRCGEGFRGLHPLFSVPVPGFVNSLKFSNSGNFLVAGVGQEHRLGRWWRIKEAKNGLCIIPLKRQTSEQEATNGQ
- the parp3 gene encoding protein mono-ADP-ribosyltransferase PARP3, which gives rise to MAPKRRAASTTKAGGKKVKKEEPEAPQDAFKSAREALKAAAPSQQGKRKADVHCGMDAEVHEDYDCMLNQTNIGQNNNKFFVIQVLKEGKNYYCWTRWGRVGEVGMSKLSSAYPSPDKAISDFEKKFKDKTKNKWSERQNFVSCPGKYTLIEVDGEENAEVKVDKVDGPVKQTVLPCTLDSSTQRFIQLIFSKDMFKEAMESMNLDVKKMPLGKLSKLQIAKGFDVLEEIEEAVKQRKGQALLQELSSKFFTTIPHNFGRTRPPVIDSDQIIEKKKEMLLVLADIELAQSLKAESEEEETVKEVPHPLDQHYQSLKCDLSLLDKDTEDFKVIEAYLKATANSYRPPVIKDVWKVNRHKEAERFNAHDELANRRLLWHGTNVAVVAAILSSGLRIMPHSGGRVGRGIYFASENLKSASYVTMSRDTGVMFLNEVALGKECTITEDDSSLTKPPEGYDCVVARGRMEPDPSKDTTITLDGKKVAVPQGKAIEQPQYKNSNFSNSEYLIYKESQCRIRYVLELKFR